The Coffea arabica cultivar ET-39 chromosome 4e, Coffea Arabica ET-39 HiFi, whole genome shotgun sequence genome includes a window with the following:
- the LOC113742278 gene encoding double-stranded RNA-binding protein 4-like isoform X1 yields the protein MANKFPSCSVFTSRVQEPKPEDHLGLPLEQSKPEHDYGVYKNLLQEYAQKSGLPLPVYNIENEGFPHAPKFRSSVIIDETKFTSKFTFPDRRAAEQDVAKLAYETIVKDNKTLTGGPHIYQNLRFCKLILYEYATKTGLGVPEYNTTLAEGPPRPVFISSFVLGGKSYSGQVGRSKKEAEQLVARLASNRSLKLSVKDRIQGSSLKLSRARRDFSLL from the exons ATGGCTAACAAATTCCCCAGCTGTTCTGTCTTCACTTCTAGGGTGCAGGAGCCAAAACCTGAGGATCATCTTGGATTGCCATTGGAACAATCCAAACCTGAACATG ATTATGGTGTGTACAAGAACCTGTTGCAAGAGTATGCCCAAAAATCTGGATTACCACTTCCGGTATATAACATTGAGAATGAAGGGTTCCCACATGCGCCTAAGTTCAGGTCATCTGTCATCATAGATGAAACCAAGTTCACATCTAAGTTTACCTTTCCAGATCGAAGAGCAGCTGAGCAAGATGTTGCAAAGCTCGCATATGAAACCATAGTTAAAGACAATAAAACCCTAACAGGAGGCCCTCATATTTATCAG AACCTGAGGTTTTGCAAGTTAATACTGTATGAATATGCAACCAAGACTGGCCTTGGAGTTCCCGAATACAACACCACCTTAGCAGAAGGGCCACCACGCCCAGTATTCAtctcttcttttgttcttgGTGGCAAAAGTTATAGTGGTCAAGTAGGTCGAAGCAAGAAAGAGGCGGAACAGCTGGTGGCACGACTGGCATCCAATCGCTCCTTG AAACTGTCTGTCAAGGATCGGATTCAGGGAAGCTCACTGAAATTATCAAGAGCAAGGAGAGACTTTTCGCTACTCTAA
- the LOC113742277 gene encoding double-stranded RNA-binding protein 4, translated as MFFPWSKMANKFPSCSVCTSWVQEPKPEDHLGLPLEPSKPEHDYGMYKKLLHQYAQKSGLPLPVYKIENEGFPHAPKFRSSIFIDETKFTSKFTFPDRRAAEQDVAKLAYETIVKDNKTLTGGPHIYQNLRFCKLILSEYATKTGLGVPEYNTTLAEGTPHPVFVSSFVLGGKSYTGQVGRSRKEAEQLVAQLAIQSLLGSDSGKLTEIIKSKERLFATVDAKKNSGTLEITVE; from the exons ATGTTCTTTCCTTGGAGCAAAATGGCTAACAAATTCCCCAGCTGTTCTGTCTGCACTTCTTGGGTGCAGGAGCCAAAACCTGAGGATCATCTTGGGTTGCCATTGGAACCATCCAAACCTGAACATG ATTATGGTATGTACAAGAAGCTGTTGCATCAGTATGCCCAAAAATCTGGATTACCACTTCCAGTTTATAAAATTGAGAATGAAGGGTTCCCACATGCGCCTAAGTTCAGATCATCTATCTTCATAGATGAAACCAAGTTCACATCTAAGTTTACCTTTCCAGATCGAAGAGCAGCTGAGCAAGATGTCGCAAAGCTTGCATATGAAACCATAGTTAAAGACAATAAAACCCTAACAGGAGGCCCTCATATTTATCAG AACCTGAGGTTTTGCAAGTTAATACTGTCTGAATATGCAACCAAGACTGGCCTTGGAGTTCCCGAATACAACACCACCTTAGCAGAAGGGACACCACACCCAGTATTCGtctcttcttttgttcttgGTGGCAAAAGTTATACTGGTCAAGTAGGTCGTAGCAGGAAAGAGGCGGAACAGCTGGTGGCACAACTGGCGATCCAATCGCTCCTTG GATCGGATTCAGGGAAGCTCACTGAAATTATCAAGAGCAAAGAGAGACTTTTCGCTACTGTAGATGCTAAAAAGAACTCTGGAACTCTGGAAATTACTGTCGAGTAA
- the LOC113742278 gene encoding double-stranded RNA-binding protein 4-like isoform X2 → MANKFPSCSVFTSRVQEPKPEDHLGLPLEQSKPEHDYGVYKNLLQEYAQKSGLPLPVYNIENEGFPHAPKFRSSVIIDETKFTSKFTFPDRRAAEQDVAKLAYETIVKDNKTLTGGPHIYQNLRFCKLILYEYATKTGLGVPEYNTTLAEGPPRPVFISSFVLGGKSYSGQVGRSKKEAEQLVARLASNRSLDRIQGSSLKLSRARRDFSLL, encoded by the exons ATGGCTAACAAATTCCCCAGCTGTTCTGTCTTCACTTCTAGGGTGCAGGAGCCAAAACCTGAGGATCATCTTGGATTGCCATTGGAACAATCCAAACCTGAACATG ATTATGGTGTGTACAAGAACCTGTTGCAAGAGTATGCCCAAAAATCTGGATTACCACTTCCGGTATATAACATTGAGAATGAAGGGTTCCCACATGCGCCTAAGTTCAGGTCATCTGTCATCATAGATGAAACCAAGTTCACATCTAAGTTTACCTTTCCAGATCGAAGAGCAGCTGAGCAAGATGTTGCAAAGCTCGCATATGAAACCATAGTTAAAGACAATAAAACCCTAACAGGAGGCCCTCATATTTATCAG AACCTGAGGTTTTGCAAGTTAATACTGTATGAATATGCAACCAAGACTGGCCTTGGAGTTCCCGAATACAACACCACCTTAGCAGAAGGGCCACCACGCCCAGTATTCAtctcttcttttgttcttgGTGGCAAAAGTTATAGTGGTCAAGTAGGTCGAAGCAAGAAAGAGGCGGAACAGCTGGTGGCACGACTGGCATCCAATCGCTCCTTG GATCGGATTCAGGGAAGCTCACTGAAATTATCAAGAGCAAGGAGAGACTTTTCGCTACTCTAA
- the LOC140005948 gene encoding uncharacterized protein, whose product MRFRQLQSAISCPFRARKLSSSSINVQIKQCSNCNLSKPVRKKFTKKQKAEHRVNSDSDVVKSNIAITNYMRNGQFDAALQLFNSMARKTSVTWNTMISGYLSNDQFELAKKVFDKMPQRDLVSWNVMISGYIKNKNLGAAKMLFDQMPERDVVSWNAILSGYAQNGYVDEARRIFYEMPVRNEISWNGILAAYVQNGRLEEASRLFESKGSWPVVSWNCLMGGYLKKRRYVEARRVFDTMPVRDKVSWNTMISCYAQNEEMQAARKLFDESPVRDVFTWTAMVSGYVQNGMLDEARRVFDKMPEKNAVSWNAMIAGYVQCKRVDLARELFEAMPCRNISSWNTMITCYAQNGDVSRARSLFDRMPHRDCISWAAIIGGYAQNGDSEEALRMFVEMKRDGERMNRSSFTCVLSTCADIASLELGKQIHGRVVKAGFESGCYVGNALLAMYCKCGCIEEAYAVFKEIEEKDLISWNTMINGYARHGFGFEALQLFEAMERAGIRPDDVTMVGVLSACSHTGLIDTGTAYFDSMTQDYGIIANSKHYTCMIDLLGRAGRLDDAQKLMKYMPFEADAATWGALLGASRMHGNAALGEKAAKMIFALEPWNAGMYVLLSNLYASSGRWPDVGKMRLKMRDTGVKKVPGYSWVEVQNKIHTFSVGDSTHPESHRIYAFLEELDLRMKHEGYVSSTKLVLHDVEEEEKEYMLRYHSEKLAVAFAILNIPTGRPIRVIKNLRVCEDCHTAIKYISKIVGRLIIVRDSNRFHHFGGGVCTCGDYW is encoded by the exons ATGCGTTTCAGACAATTACAGAGCGCCATTTCATGCCCATTTCGAGCTCGAAAACTATCTTCATCATCCATAAATGTCCAGATTAAACAGTGCAGTAACTGCAATTTATCCAAACCCGTCAGGAAAAAGTTCACCAAAAAGCAAAAGGCTGAGCACAGAGTTAATTCAGACTCGGACGTTGTCAAAAGCAACATTGCCATCACCAACTACATGCGCAATGGCCAATTCGATGCCGCATTGCAGCTTTTCAATTCCATGGCACGAAAGACCTCGGTCACCTGGAACACTATGATTTCAGGGTACCTGTCGAATGACCAATTTGAGCTTGCCAAGAAAGTGTTTGATAAGATGCCGCAGAGAGACCTAGTCTCCTGGAATGTTATGATTAGCGGGTACATCAAGAATAAAAATCTTGGGGCTGCGAAAATGTTGTTTGATCAAATGCCTGAAAGAGATGTGGTGTCATGGAATGCGATATTATCAGGGTATGCGCAGAATGGATATGTTGATGAGGCAAGGAGGATTTTTTATGAGATGCCAGTGAGGAATGAGATTTCATGGAATGGGATTTTGGCAGCATATGTGCAGAATGGGAGGCTGGAGGAGGCGAGTAGGTTGTTTGAGTCGAAAGGGAGCTGGCCAGTGGTTTCTTGGAATTGCTTGATGGGTGGGTATTTGAAGAAGAGGAGGTATGTGGAGGCGAGGCGTGTTTTTGATACAATGCCAGTGAGGGACAAGGTGTCATGGAATACGATGATTTCTTGTTATGCACAGAACGAGGAAATGCAGGCAGCAAGGAAACTGTTTGATGAGTCACCAGTGCGGGATGTGTTTACATGGACTGCAATGGTATCAGGGTACGTGCAGAACGGTATGTTGGATGAGGCCAGGAGAGTTTTTGATAAGATGCCTGAGAAGAATGCTGTTTCGTGGAATGCAATGATTGCTGGGTATGTCCAATGTAAGAGGGTGGACTTGGCAAGGGAACTATTTGAAGCAATGCCCTGTAGAAATATTAGTTCTTGGAATACTATGATAACGTGCTATGCTCAAAATGGTGATGTTTCACGTGCTCGGAGTTTGTTTGACAGGATGCCTCATCGTGATTGTATATCTTGGGCAGCGATTATTGGAGGTTATGCACAGAATGGTGATAGCGAGGAGGCATTACGTATGTTTGTGGAAATGAAAAGAGACGGGGAGAGGATGAATAGGTCATCATTTACTTGCGTTTTAAGCACGTGTGCTGATATAGCATCTCTGGAGTTGGGGAAGCAAATACATGGACGGGTTGTCAAGGCAGGTTTTGAATCTGGATGTTATGTGGGAAATGCTCTTCTTgcaatgtattgtaaatgtggATGCATTGAAGAGGCATATGCTGTGTTTAAGGAAATAGAGGAGAAGGATCTCATCTCTTGGAACACAATGATTAATGGCTATGCAAGGCATGGGTTTGGCTTTGAGGCTCTTCAACTTTTTGAGGCAATGGAGAGAGCTGGCATCAGACCTGATGATGTTACCATG GTTGGTGTTCTGTCGGCTTGTAGTCACACTGGCTTAATAGACACAGGCACAGCCTACTTTGATTCAATGACTCAAGATTATGGCATAATTGCAAATTCAAAGCACTATACCTGCATGATTGATCTCCTGGGTAGAGCAGGACGCTTGGATGATGCTCAAAAGCTTATGAAATACATGCCTTTTGAAGCAGATGCTGCAACATGGGGTGCTCTCCTGGGGGCAAGCAGAATGCATGGTAATGCTGCTTTGGGAGAAAAGGCAGCCAAAATGATTTTTGCACTTGAACCTTGGAATGCTGGTATGTACGTCCTCCTTTCAAATTTATATGCTTCGTCAGGAAGATGGCCTGATGTTGGTAAAATGAGATTGAAAATGCGGGATACTGGTGTCAAGAAAGTACCAGGATATAGCTGGGTTGAAGTGCAAAATAAAATTCACACATTCTCAGTTGGTGATTCAACCCATCCAGAAAGTCACAGAATTTATGCCTTCTTAGAAGAGTTAGATTTACGGATGAAGCATGAGGGTTATGTCTCTTCCACTAAATTGGTCTTACATGACGTGGAAGAGGAGGAAAAGGAGTATATGCTCAGATATCACAGTGAGAAATTAGCTGTCGCATTTGCAATTCTAAATATTCCAACAGGGAGGCCAATACGTGTGATTAAGAACTTGCGGGTTTGTGAAGATTGCCATACTGCTATCAAGTACATATCCAAAATTGTTGGAAGATTGATAATTGTGCGCGATTCTAACCGCTTTCACCATTTCGGCGGTGGTGTGTGCACTTGTGGGGACTACTGGTAG
- the LOC113742659 gene encoding mitogen-activated protein kinase 9 isoform X2, which translates to MGGGTFVDGVRRLFQRRGPSLSVTSTSSNTHENHLTPFEQNKKEREQKLRIEEDFDLSGLKLIKVPKRINFAVSSSSSSMDHQKKNNLETEFFTEYGEASRYEVQEVIGKGSYGVVGSAIDTHTGERVAIKKINDVFEHVSDATRILREIKLLRLLRHPDIVEIKHIMLPPSRREFQDIYVVFELMESDLHQVIKANDDLTPEHYQFFLYQLLRGLKYIHTANVFHRDLKPKNILANADCKLKICDFGLARVSFNDAPSAIFWTDYVATRWYRAPELCGSFFSKYTPAIDIWSIGCIFAEMLSGKPLFPGKNVVHQLDLMTDLLGTPPPESIARIRNEKARRYLSSMRRKQPVPFTHKFPHADPLALHLLERLLAFDPKDRPTAEEALADPYFHGLANVDREPSTQPISKLEFEFERRKLAKDDVRELIYREILEYHPQMLQEYLRGGEQTSGFMYPSGVDRFKRQFAHLEEHYGKGERSTPLQRQHASLPRERVPVAKDDTNKENDDLEKRSAASVATTLQSPPRQSEGSVNPNGNVQNGSNTVGRSLLKSASISASKCIGVKGKKDIEGEAIAEQNEEVEELSEKVAALRA; encoded by the exons ATGGGGGGAGGAACGTTTGTGGATGGGGTTAGAAGGTTGTTTCAACGAAGAGGACCTTCTCTATCAGTAACCTCCACTAGTAGTAATACCCATGAGAATCATTTGACCCCTtttgaacaaaataaaaaagaaagagaacagAAGCTTAGGattgaagaagattttgatTTATCTGGGCTTAAGCTTATTAAGGTCCCTAAGCGGATTAATTTTGCCGtctcctcttcctcttcctcaaTGGATCACCAAAAAAAG AATAATCTGGAAACGGAATTCTTCACAGAATATGGAGAAGCAAGCAGATACGAAGTTCAAGAAGTAATAGGAAAAGGTAGTTATGGTGTTGTGGGCTCTGCAATTGATACCCACACTGGTGAAAGAGTTGCAATCAAGAAGATTAATGATGTCTTTGAGCATGTCTCTGATGCCACTAGGATTCTAAGAGAAATAAAGCTCCTTCGCTTGTTGCGCCACCCAGACATTGTAGAAATAAAGCACATTATGCTGCCTCCATCTCGTAGAGAGTTTCAAGATATTTATGTTGTTTTTGAATTGATGGAATCTGACCTTCATCAAGTAATCAAGGCAAATGATGATCTTACTCCTGAGCATTATCAATTTTTCTTGTACCAGCTTCTTCGTGGCCTAAAATACATCCACACCG CTAATGTCTTTCACCGAGATTTAAAGCCAAAGAATATTCTTGCTAATGCTGACTGTAAGTTGAAGATTTGTGATTTTGGTCTTGCCCGCGTATCATTCAATGATGCTCCATCTGCTATTTTCTGGACT GATTACGTTGCAACTCGATGGTATCGAGCTCCTGAATTATGTGGTTCCTTCTTTTCAAAA TATACTCCTGCAATTGATATTTGGAGCATCGGATGCATATTTGCTGAGATGCTTAGTGGGAAGCCACTATTTCCTGGGAAAAATGTGGTACATCAATTAGACCTGATGACGGATCTGCTCGGCACTCCCCCACCTGAATCAATAGCCAGG ATTAGAAATGAAAAGGCAAGAAGATATCTCAGTAGCATGCGCAGAAAACAGCCAGTTCCGTTTACACACAAATTTCCCCATGCAGATCCGTTGGCTCTTCACCTATTAGAACGGTTGCTTGCATTTGACCCTAAAGATAGACCAACAGCTGAAGAG GCATTGGCTGATCCATACTTCCATGGTTTAGCAAATGTGGACCGTGAACCATCCACTCAACCCATATCTAAGCTTGAATTTGAGTTTGAGAGGAGAAAGCTGGCAAAAGATGATGTTAGGGAGCTAATCTACAGAGAG ATATTAGAGTACCACCCACAAATGCTTCAAGAGTATCTTCGAGGTGGAGAGCAAACTAGCGGCTTCATGTATCCAAG CGGTGTTGATCGATTCAAGAGACAGTTTGCCCATCTAGAAGAACATTATGGTAAAGGTGAAAGAAGTACTCCACTGCAAAGGCAACATGCTTCTTTACCCAG AGAGCGGGTCCCCGTGGCCAAAGATGACACAAATAAGGAGAATGATGATTTGGAAAAGAGATCAGCAGCTTCTGTTGCTACGACACTTCAGAGTCCTCCAAGGCAGTCTGAAGGCTCGGTAAATCCAAACGGAAATGTGCAAAATGGGTCAAATACTGTTGGTCGAAGCTTGTTAAAGAGTGCTAGCATCAGTGCGTCTAAATGTATAGGAGTTAAAGGGAAAAAAGATATAGAG GGAGAGGCAATTGCTGAGCAAAATGAAGAGGTTGAAGAATTATCTGAAAAAGTTGCTGCTCTTCGTGCCTGA
- the LOC113742659 gene encoding mitogen-activated protein kinase 9 isoform X1, giving the protein MTNNSTPVAKVRTLFILKFNPLLYSIQLDPCSSCQWFCYVHFSQNLHVSSCLSSTGRDNDFPYRFEDVSDLKTHSLTHPVDRQIPDLDPQNNLETEFFTEYGEASRYEVQEVIGKGSYGVVGSAIDTHTGERVAIKKINDVFEHVSDATRILREIKLLRLLRHPDIVEIKHIMLPPSRREFQDIYVVFELMESDLHQVIKANDDLTPEHYQFFLYQLLRGLKYIHTANVFHRDLKPKNILANADCKLKICDFGLARVSFNDAPSAIFWTDYVATRWYRAPELCGSFFSKYTPAIDIWSIGCIFAEMLSGKPLFPGKNVVHQLDLMTDLLGTPPPESIARIRNEKARRYLSSMRRKQPVPFTHKFPHADPLALHLLERLLAFDPKDRPTAEEALADPYFHGLANVDREPSTQPISKLEFEFERRKLAKDDVRELIYREILEYHPQMLQEYLRGGEQTSGFMYPSGVDRFKRQFAHLEEHYGKGERSTPLQRQHASLPRERVPVAKDDTNKENDDLEKRSAASVATTLQSPPRQSEGSVNPNGNVQNGSNTVGRSLLKSASISASKCIGVKGKKDIEGEAIAEQNEEVEELSEKVAALRA; this is encoded by the exons ATGACCAATAATTCCACACCTGTAGCAAAAGTCCGGACACTTTTCATACTTAAATTCAACCCATTGCTGTACTCCATTCAACTTGACCCTTGTTCCTCTTGCCAATGGTTTTGCTATGTCCATTTCAGCCAAAATCTTCATGTGTCTTCCTGCCTTTCCTCCACTGGAAGGGATAATGACTTCCCTTACAGATTTGAAGATGTCTCCGATCTTAAAACCCACAGCCTTACTCATCCAGTGGATCGGCAAATTCCAGATTTGGACCCACAG AATAATCTGGAAACGGAATTCTTCACAGAATATGGAGAAGCAAGCAGATACGAAGTTCAAGAAGTAATAGGAAAAGGTAGTTATGGTGTTGTGGGCTCTGCAATTGATACCCACACTGGTGAAAGAGTTGCAATCAAGAAGATTAATGATGTCTTTGAGCATGTCTCTGATGCCACTAGGATTCTAAGAGAAATAAAGCTCCTTCGCTTGTTGCGCCACCCAGACATTGTAGAAATAAAGCACATTATGCTGCCTCCATCTCGTAGAGAGTTTCAAGATATTTATGTTGTTTTTGAATTGATGGAATCTGACCTTCATCAAGTAATCAAGGCAAATGATGATCTTACTCCTGAGCATTATCAATTTTTCTTGTACCAGCTTCTTCGTGGCCTAAAATACATCCACACCG CTAATGTCTTTCACCGAGATTTAAAGCCAAAGAATATTCTTGCTAATGCTGACTGTAAGTTGAAGATTTGTGATTTTGGTCTTGCCCGCGTATCATTCAATGATGCTCCATCTGCTATTTTCTGGACT GATTACGTTGCAACTCGATGGTATCGAGCTCCTGAATTATGTGGTTCCTTCTTTTCAAAA TATACTCCTGCAATTGATATTTGGAGCATCGGATGCATATTTGCTGAGATGCTTAGTGGGAAGCCACTATTTCCTGGGAAAAATGTGGTACATCAATTAGACCTGATGACGGATCTGCTCGGCACTCCCCCACCTGAATCAATAGCCAGG ATTAGAAATGAAAAGGCAAGAAGATATCTCAGTAGCATGCGCAGAAAACAGCCAGTTCCGTTTACACACAAATTTCCCCATGCAGATCCGTTGGCTCTTCACCTATTAGAACGGTTGCTTGCATTTGACCCTAAAGATAGACCAACAGCTGAAGAG GCATTGGCTGATCCATACTTCCATGGTTTAGCAAATGTGGACCGTGAACCATCCACTCAACCCATATCTAAGCTTGAATTTGAGTTTGAGAGGAGAAAGCTGGCAAAAGATGATGTTAGGGAGCTAATCTACAGAGAG ATATTAGAGTACCACCCACAAATGCTTCAAGAGTATCTTCGAGGTGGAGAGCAAACTAGCGGCTTCATGTATCCAAG CGGTGTTGATCGATTCAAGAGACAGTTTGCCCATCTAGAAGAACATTATGGTAAAGGTGAAAGAAGTACTCCACTGCAAAGGCAACATGCTTCTTTACCCAG AGAGCGGGTCCCCGTGGCCAAAGATGACACAAATAAGGAGAATGATGATTTGGAAAAGAGATCAGCAGCTTCTGTTGCTACGACACTTCAGAGTCCTCCAAGGCAGTCTGAAGGCTCGGTAAATCCAAACGGAAATGTGCAAAATGGGTCAAATACTGTTGGTCGAAGCTTGTTAAAGAGTGCTAGCATCAGTGCGTCTAAATGTATAGGAGTTAAAGGGAAAAAAGATATAGAG GGAGAGGCAATTGCTGAGCAAAATGAAGAGGTTGAAGAATTATCTGAAAAAGTTGCTGCTCTTCGTGCCTGA